Proteins from a single region of Haloarcula laminariae:
- a CDS encoding archaea-specific SMC-related protein translates to MWDVRIRNIGGIRAAEASLDEGLNVVQASNFMGKSSFVRAIQTVMGTTGMYGESHPLREGTNEGSVHLDTPDGSYEITLESSEPGTVSRHGKTFLGDETDQTCARLFAFLGENNPIRARVREQSDLTELLQAPLGLEDIENKVAARKRERESKRKELEQAERAAENLPSVQEAIGTLEDDIESLRERRDELSESVGDATDADSRSDELAEKRSNLQSLDQRINGLQDKIERTETKLDEKRGTLESLTVPDEPEPTADIEAKESRIAECEQQIDLLEGLHRANKRVIEEDAIDLVSSVERSVVGDEFDCWVCGEPTTSDTIESRLAAIQDKIIDLREEKENLTEEIEEIEKRQRRYREKQREKESLEEEIGRLKATLDDRSGDLAQAEERRAGLASEIEELEVSVAAAEEELSEELTDIKATLQTKERELDAQRSRLQELQELHADAATLREDIEALDDEIARLRNRKTKKQWELKEEFDTAMAAAIDRFAPGFDGARLDVKTTPENEIDSFELVIARDGRETTIQNLSEGERELVGIVVAVAGYRTFDVADRVPLILLDGISQLSAANLRSLIEYLSDASELLVTTAYPEAGTFDGHHISPNQWDTVSDEETPTA, encoded by the coding sequence ATGTGGGATGTAAGAATCAGAAATATTGGTGGTATCCGGGCCGCTGAGGCCAGCCTCGATGAGGGACTCAACGTGGTTCAAGCATCGAATTTCATGGGGAAATCGAGCTTCGTGCGTGCGATTCAGACCGTGATGGGGACCACGGGCATGTACGGAGAATCACACCCACTCAGGGAAGGCACAAATGAGGGGTCAGTTCACCTCGATACGCCGGACGGCTCCTACGAGATCACACTTGAAAGCTCGGAACCGGGTACAGTCAGTCGACACGGCAAGACGTTTCTTGGAGATGAGACCGACCAGACCTGTGCACGCTTGTTCGCGTTTCTGGGGGAAAACAATCCGATTCGGGCCCGAGTTCGGGAACAGTCCGACCTCACTGAGCTGTTACAGGCCCCGCTTGGTCTTGAGGACATCGAGAATAAAGTAGCGGCCCGCAAACGGGAACGCGAGTCGAAGCGAAAAGAGCTCGAGCAGGCTGAACGTGCGGCGGAGAATCTCCCGTCGGTGCAGGAGGCGATAGGAACGTTAGAGGACGATATTGAGTCGCTGCGAGAGCGTCGGGACGAACTGTCGGAGAGTGTCGGGGATGCCACCGACGCAGACTCCCGAAGTGATGAATTGGCTGAAAAGCGAAGCAACCTCCAGTCGTTGGACCAGCGGATTAACGGACTGCAGGACAAAATCGAGCGCACCGAAACAAAACTGGATGAGAAACGCGGGACACTTGAGAGCCTGACTGTGCCCGACGAGCCCGAGCCTACTGCCGACATCGAGGCTAAGGAATCACGCATCGCGGAGTGTGAACAGCAGATTGACCTCCTAGAGGGGCTTCATCGCGCAAACAAACGCGTCATCGAGGAAGATGCGATCGACCTTGTCAGTTCGGTTGAGCGTAGCGTCGTGGGTGATGAGTTCGACTGCTGGGTGTGTGGAGAACCAACGACAAGCGATACTATCGAGTCCAGACTGGCAGCGATACAGGACAAAATAATCGACCTTCGTGAGGAGAAAGAGAACCTGACCGAAGAAATCGAGGAAATCGAGAAACGGCAGCGTCGCTACCGAGAGAAACAGCGGGAGAAAGAGTCACTCGAAGAAGAGATTGGGCGCCTCAAAGCAACGCTTGACGATCGGAGCGGCGACCTTGCACAGGCTGAGGAGCGGAGAGCCGGGTTAGCATCAGAGATCGAAGAATTGGAAGTATCTGTCGCTGCTGCCGAGGAAGAACTGAGCGAAGAGCTCACCGACATCAAAGCAACGCTTCAAACGAAAGAACGAGAGCTAGACGCTCAGCGGTCCCGGCTGCAGGAACTACAGGAGTTACATGCAGATGCAGCGACACTACGAGAGGATATTGAGGCACTCGATGACGAGATTGCACGGCTCCGAAACCGGAAGACAAAGAAACAGTGGGAACTGAAAGAAGAGTTCGATACGGCTATGGCGGCAGCTATCGACCGCTTTGCCCCTGGATTCGATGGTGCACGTCTCGATGTAAAGACAACCCCAGAAAACGAGATAGACTCGTTCGAACTGGTTATCGCTCGCGACGGTCGCGAGACGACTATCCAGAACCTGAGTGAGGGGGAGCGAGAACTAGTGGGCATCGTCGTCGCGGTGGCTGGATACCGGACGTTTGACGTGGCCGATCGCGTTCCGCTTATACTGCTCGATGGCATCAGTCAGCTGTCTGCGGCTAATCTCCGCTCGTTAATAGAGTATCTCAGCGACGCAAGCGAGCTCCTTGTGACGACAGCATATCCCGAGGCCGGGACGTTCGATGGCCACCACATCTCACCGAACCAGTGGGACACCGTTTCCGACGAGGAGACACCGACCGCCTGA
- a CDS encoding BREX-1 system adenine-specific DNA-methyltransferase PglX codes for MIERMPDKRNMSVRTTIEDLESIENGGDVIDYLLDSEGLNYSSFVEVPSGIKRNQGRNDWYEAHLVDESGDGVIRYIELEGSGDSPAFSDLKRQLKRHGSPVNELFTVIAYRKSDEGPLTSPLNDDLTFLYIEEQFSSEDVEVTFDLNYFTVKRFGVEPAYLDYLNDLTVESGQGRTSLEGDVEDVFSIREVTRSFYQDFGEIFREDLQDAIHGLEDPEENLNAYTRTVVNRVLFLLFIEEKGWLDGDIDYVENRYEEVAEEDNLHVYDDLFEPLFFEALSEEGTTESDRLGQIPFLNGGLFECKDIEKDVEIDETFFDKLLSPEDGDDGEPEGFLRKYKISLRESNPSEQELVVDPEFIGRIFEMFMQEDERSEVGAFYTPKPITAYMTKNALRQHLLGQTDISHEEAVSLVSDHTAPKSLSQDQITAVNNALRSATVLDPAVGSGAFIIGMLEELVAVSEALDENTDDARSRFQLKEEFIADTLYGVDIDAGGIELCKFRVWLHLMQDLDVDHEEFLDSNEEFALPNLGFKFFVGNSLVGEHDPTRVDVGTYQETLAGGLEATLEEIHTTRAVYQTAHGDKKDRLTDQLNDLINNLETQLAVKDKGGWMTDVAAEVDTTFAWTSNIPEVILNGGFDIVIGNPPYEGQSQQGYLTELAKFYDSKYDFYNRIDGMRYDLYQKFIIRGWELTREGGVLSYITSDTFRTIGSKQPTRDLLLSNDLENLVLANPDTFDAAVNPAIFTCTKVPSENDPTFEYIDASETGIEQYRSLVKSTLLRSDSEEVSKKQVIPINLSSSIQGYAVTSEIYKNTLKKSLFFPNETNLEIHSRFMSEVTALVEEWREEIYDTDALEDSLDTIRKKHITALDPGDTSIMGLLTYGGVGLVTGNNDEFLAYIEGSDAAERVKERNSDSFEYVEKNEEQYKWMSRVIKQDHILDPDKLNEEERLNGVNSNEYGNKVWVPYEKGSDKKDIYHKDIIIYLRWTKEALKRIKNNRNGRLRDPEYYFREGIFASRGGTGEYKVKARYVNDSVVDTSGVLMLPIDEKISPKYLLGILNSNFCKYILDNFINHTVNVQASDMRNLPIPIPEKSEQDALVSLVDEAIQVKRGEKETPFDKIQKKIDEQVQEIYGIKASYVAVQ; via the coding sequence ATGATAGAGAGAATGCCCGACAAGCGAAATATGTCTGTCCGGACTACCATCGAAGATCTTGAATCAATCGAAAATGGCGGCGACGTGATTGATTATCTACTCGATTCAGAGGGGTTAAATTACAGTTCGTTCGTTGAAGTGCCGAGCGGGATAAAGCGAAACCAAGGTAGGAACGATTGGTACGAGGCGCACTTAGTTGATGAGAGTGGTGACGGAGTCATACGATACATCGAACTCGAAGGATCTGGAGATAGTCCCGCATTTAGCGACCTGAAGCGACAACTGAAACGACACGGAAGCCCGGTTAACGAACTCTTCACTGTCATTGCATATAGGAAATCCGACGAGGGCCCACTGACAAGCCCTCTGAACGATGATCTCACTTTTCTCTACATCGAAGAGCAGTTCTCCTCTGAAGATGTGGAAGTCACATTCGATCTAAACTACTTCACAGTCAAGCGATTCGGCGTCGAACCAGCTTATCTCGACTATCTTAACGACCTCACGGTGGAATCCGGACAAGGCCGAACGAGCCTCGAAGGCGATGTCGAGGATGTCTTCTCTATCCGGGAGGTCACGCGGAGCTTCTACCAAGATTTCGGAGAAATATTCCGTGAAGATCTTCAAGACGCAATTCACGGTCTGGAAGATCCAGAAGAGAACCTCAACGCCTACACGAGAACTGTCGTCAACCGAGTGCTGTTCCTACTGTTTATTGAGGAAAAGGGTTGGCTCGATGGGGATATCGACTACGTCGAAAACAGGTACGAGGAAGTGGCCGAAGAGGACAATCTCCACGTTTACGACGACTTATTCGAGCCACTGTTCTTCGAAGCGCTCTCAGAGGAGGGGACAACGGAATCGGACCGCCTTGGTCAGATTCCCTTCCTCAACGGCGGTCTGTTCGAGTGCAAGGACATAGAGAAGGACGTTGAAATTGACGAGACATTCTTCGACAAGCTCCTCAGTCCGGAGGATGGCGACGATGGCGAACCGGAAGGGTTCCTCCGGAAGTACAAGATCTCATTACGTGAGTCGAACCCCAGTGAACAGGAACTCGTCGTCGACCCAGAGTTCATTGGGCGTATCTTCGAGATGTTCATGCAGGAGGACGAACGTTCAGAGGTGGGCGCGTTCTACACTCCGAAGCCTATCACCGCCTATATGACGAAGAACGCGCTCAGGCAACATCTGCTGGGCCAAACCGACATCTCCCATGAAGAAGCTGTTTCACTGGTCAGTGATCACACTGCACCTAAGTCTCTTTCACAGGACCAAATCACGGCCGTCAATAATGCTCTTCGATCTGCGACAGTACTGGACCCAGCAGTGGGCAGTGGCGCATTCATAATTGGCATGTTGGAGGAACTCGTCGCCGTCTCAGAAGCGCTCGACGAGAATACTGATGACGCCCGAAGCCGGTTCCAGTTGAAAGAAGAGTTCATTGCGGACACGCTCTACGGTGTTGATATCGACGCTGGCGGCATCGAACTGTGTAAGTTCCGTGTGTGGCTCCACTTGATGCAAGATCTTGATGTGGACCACGAGGAGTTCCTCGATTCAAACGAAGAGTTTGCGCTACCAAATCTCGGATTCAAATTCTTCGTCGGGAATAGTTTGGTCGGCGAACATGATCCGACGCGGGTGGACGTTGGCACTTACCAAGAGACGCTAGCTGGGGGCCTGGAAGCCACGTTGGAGGAAATCCACACCACGCGAGCAGTGTATCAAACCGCCCATGGGGATAAAAAGGACCGTCTCACCGACCAACTCAACGATCTGATCAATAATCTTGAAACCCAACTAGCGGTAAAAGATAAGGGAGGTTGGATGACCGATGTCGCCGCAGAGGTAGATACCACATTTGCGTGGACTTCAAACATCCCAGAGGTCATCCTGAACGGAGGATTTGATATCGTGATTGGAAACCCACCCTATGAGGGACAGTCCCAACAGGGATACCTGACTGAATTAGCGAAATTCTATGATTCAAAGTACGACTTCTACAATAGAATTGATGGGATGCGCTATGACCTATATCAGAAATTCATTATTCGGGGGTGGGAATTAACGCGAGAAGGCGGTGTTCTATCGTATATAACTAGCGATACGTTCCGGACAATCGGATCTAAGCAGCCTACGCGAGATCTCCTATTGTCTAATGACTTAGAAAACCTGGTGCTGGCGAATCCCGATACATTTGACGCCGCAGTGAACCCTGCGATATTTACCTGTACTAAAGTGCCATCGGAAAACGACCCCACGTTTGAATACATAGACGCATCTGAGACAGGGATTGAACAGTATCGGAGTCTGGTGAAAAGTACATTGTTGCGGTCTGATTCTGAGGAAGTCTCGAAAAAGCAGGTTATTCCAATCAACTTGTCCTCATCTATCCAGGGGTATGCCGTGACGAGTGAAATATATAAGAACACTCTCAAGAAATCCCTTTTCTTCCCGAACGAAACTAATCTGGAGATTCATTCACGGTTCATGTCTGAGGTCACGGCTCTCGTCGAAGAATGGAGAGAAGAAATATATGATACAGATGCCTTAGAGGACAGTCTCGATACCATTCGAAAAAAGCATATTACTGCTCTTGACCCAGGAGATACCTCTATTATGGGCCTTCTCACCTATGGTGGAGTCGGGCTTGTAACTGGAAATAACGATGAGTTCCTGGCCTATATTGAGGGGAGTGATGCCGCAGAGCGAGTGAAAGAGAGGAACAGCGATTCATTTGAATATGTGGAAAAGAATGAGGAACAGTACAAATGGATGAGCCGAGTTATCAAACAAGATCATATTTTGGATCCTGACAAACTAAACGAAGAAGAACGACTTAATGGAGTCAACTCTAACGAGTACGGAAATAAGGTCTGGGTCCCATACGAGAAGGGGTCAGACAAAAAAGACATATATCATAAAGACATCATTATCTACCTTCGTTGGACAAAGGAAGCACTTAAACGAATTAAAAATAACCGGAATGGACGCCTCCGAGATCCTGAATATTACTTCCGTGAGGGAATATTCGCCTCACGTGGTGGTACTGGGGAATACAAAGTAAAGGCACGATATGTGAATGACTCTGTTGTCGACACGAGCGGAGTCTTGATGCTCCCCATAGACGAGAAAATAAGCCCAAAATATCTCTTAGGAATCTTAAATTCAAACTTTTGTAAGTACATCTTAGACAACTTCATCAATCACACCGTTAATGTACAGGCAAGTGATATGAGAAATCTCCCGATCCCGATACCAGAAAAGAGCGAGCAAGACGCACTTGTCTCACTGGTCGATGAAGCAATCCAGGTCAAAAGAGGGGAGAAAGAAACCCCCTTTGACAAAATACAGAAAAAAATAGACGAACAAGTACAGGAGATATACGGTATCAAAGCGAGTTACGTGGCTGTTCAATGA
- a CDS encoding transcriptional regulator, whose translation MPRDRDEETGKYTQNYPSEDFISALEALDGSAGTSEIAGEVGCAYRTAHAKLSELEKKQKVTSRKVGNAKLWQLSE comes from the coding sequence ATGCCACGGGACCGAGATGAGGAGACTGGGAAATATACTCAGAATTATCCTTCCGAGGACTTCATTTCTGCACTGGAAGCATTAGATGGTTCGGCGGGGACGAGCGAAATTGCCGGTGAGGTCGGTTGTGCATATCGAACGGCTCATGCTAAACTAAGCGAGCTTGAAAAAAAGCAAAAAGTAACTTCGCGGAAAGTCGGCAATGCAAAGCTTTGGCAACTATCGGAATAA
- a CDS encoding HNH endonuclease, translating to MSDHPDHEAVPPAKREKRLKRDNHRCQYCNAKGTAIGGFATLEIHHKTREPEDMDVHDLENLLTACRSCHSWHHLQTTDEEVPVDLSEADLSELLPHDLEIIKVLAEMGPASTGEIVEAITADISVMAVRERLYVLMGLDNVVEDREQQLIDQETDTGQWGLPDQIVHSERGRIPEDTQTLLQRTEDEQVRQALARGCDREMIAEVFGIVSRTTWHKEKRANAYDFPLEAVSRAGEAGDEAGSGSPPPPADAPQESDQQQLETVAAMDDSDHVTDATSSTTDGGTPEATAPSGGETAPVQEQLVTAIEALQAVKESLARA from the coding sequence ATGAGTGACCACCCAGACCACGAGGCCGTCCCGCCAGCCAAACGCGAGAAAAGACTCAAGCGCGACAATCATCGGTGTCAGTACTGCAACGCCAAGGGGACCGCGATCGGTGGCTTCGCCACGTTGGAGATCCACCACAAGACCCGCGAGCCCGAAGACATGGATGTCCATGACCTCGAGAATCTCCTCACTGCGTGTCGCTCATGCCACAGCTGGCACCACCTCCAGACGACCGACGAGGAGGTGCCCGTCGACCTAAGTGAGGCCGATCTGAGTGAGCTTCTGCCCCACGACTTGGAGATCATCAAGGTGCTAGCTGAGATGGGGCCCGCCTCAACTGGCGAGATCGTCGAGGCGATCACGGCCGATATCTCCGTGATGGCTGTGCGTGAGCGACTGTACGTCCTGATGGGGCTCGACAATGTCGTCGAGGACCGGGAGCAACAGCTCATTGACCAGGAGACCGACACCGGTCAGTGGGGCTTGCCAGACCAGATCGTTCACTCCGAGCGAGGTCGGATTCCTGAGGACACACAGACGTTGCTACAGCGGACTGAGGACGAACAGGTCCGCCAGGCACTGGCTCGGGGGTGTGATCGGGAGATGATTGCGGAGGTCTTCGGGATTGTCTCCCGGACGACGTGGCACAAGGAAAAGCGGGCGAATGCGTATGACTTCCCGCTGGAGGCGGTGAGTCGCGCCGGCGAGGCTGGAGACGAGGCTGGGAGTGGGTCGCCGCCGCCGCCGGCCGATGCGCCCCAAGAATCTGATCAGCAACAGTTGGAAACGGTAGCAGCGATGGATGATAGCGATCACGTAACCGATGCCACGTCATCGACAACAGACGGTGGAACACCTGAGGCTACTGCCCCGTCCGGTGGCGAGACAGCGCCCGTTCAAGAGCAGCTCGTGACCGCAATCGAAGCGCTCCAAGCGGTCAAGGAATCGCTGGCGAGAGCCTAA
- a CDS encoding N-acyl-D-amino-acid deacylase family protein translates to MSLDLLLKNCRIVDGTGAPWFNGAVAIEDDQIEAVHREADVAPDARETVDMEGLILAPGFIDLHSHSDLRLFADSNLPPKTRQGVTTELLGQDGFSMAPMYRQGGPEEWEDHLSGLDGRPEREWTWGSIADYFDAIEKSGVAPNVATLVGHGTVRYNVMGMDDRAPSEAELEEMADLVTEALEDGAVGFSTGLDYMPQVVCDTHELQTLAGRLSDYGRPFVAHIRNQSNDIWNALDEFIDIGKEEDIPLHLSHFKLMHRPQHGQADRAIGFLESARDRGVDITADQYPYTAGSTMLAADLPSWARSEGPEATLDHLKNNREAIREHLEREISDWENIVITSVASEANQRLIGMNMEDIAEELIEDPAVAVMNLLLEEELEVERIYHFVAEEDVQEILQHERTAVATDALLGGEPHPRTYGTYPRVLGHYARDENLFSVEEAVRMMTSLPARIAGLHDKGIISPGMDADLVAFDPHHVYDPGTYDNPRQFPDGMPHVLVNGEFIVRDGESTGATPGTAIKK, encoded by the coding sequence ATGTCACTAGACCTGCTGCTGAAGAACTGTAGAATAGTTGATGGGACAGGCGCCCCGTGGTTCAACGGGGCGGTCGCGATTGAGGACGACCAGATCGAGGCCGTCCATCGTGAGGCAGATGTTGCACCCGACGCGAGGGAGACGGTCGATATGGAGGGATTGATCCTCGCACCGGGATTTATCGACCTCCACTCGCACTCGGACCTGCGCCTCTTTGCCGACTCCAACCTTCCGCCAAAAACAAGGCAGGGCGTCACGACCGAACTCCTCGGCCAGGACGGGTTCTCAATGGCGCCGATGTACCGTCAGGGAGGCCCCGAGGAGTGGGAGGACCACCTGAGCGGCCTCGACGGACGGCCCGAGCGTGAATGGACATGGGGGAGCATCGCCGACTATTTCGATGCCATCGAGAAAAGCGGTGTCGCGCCCAATGTGGCAACGCTCGTCGGGCACGGGACGGTCCGATACAACGTCATGGGGATGGATGACCGGGCCCCGAGCGAGGCCGAACTCGAAGAGATGGCAGATCTTGTTACCGAGGCCCTTGAAGACGGCGCGGTCGGCTTTTCGACGGGACTGGACTACATGCCACAGGTCGTCTGTGACACCCACGAACTCCAGACACTCGCCGGTCGCTTGAGCGACTACGGACGCCCCTTCGTCGCCCATATCCGGAATCAGAGCAACGACATCTGGAACGCCCTTGACGAGTTCATCGACATCGGGAAGGAGGAAGACATCCCGCTGCACCTCTCACATTTCAAGCTGATGCACCGGCCCCAGCACGGGCAAGCAGACCGCGCCATCGGATTCCTCGAAAGTGCCCGCGACCGCGGGGTCGATATCACGGCCGACCAATATCCTTACACGGCCGGCAGCACGATGCTTGCGGCTGACTTGCCATCGTGGGCCCGGTCCGAAGGCCCTGAGGCGACTCTCGATCATCTCAAGAACAACCGGGAGGCGATACGGGAACACCTCGAACGCGAGATCTCGGACTGGGAGAACATCGTCATCACGAGCGTCGCCAGTGAGGCCAACCAGCGGCTCATCGGGATGAACATGGAAGATATCGCTGAAGAACTTATCGAGGACCCTGCCGTGGCGGTGATGAACCTCCTCTTAGAGGAGGAACTCGAAGTGGAACGCATCTACCACTTCGTGGCCGAGGAAGACGTACAGGAAATCCTCCAACACGAACGGACGGCGGTCGCCACGGATGCACTGCTCGGCGGTGAACCCCATCCACGGACGTACGGAACCTATCCACGTGTGCTGGGCCACTACGCTCGTGACGAGAACCTGTTCTCGGTCGAGGAAGCCGTCCGCATGATGACTTCGCTCCCGGCCCGTATCGCGGGCCTTCACGACAAAGGCATCATCAGTCCGGGGATGGACGCTGACCTCGTCGCTTTCGACCCACATCACGTCTACGATCCCGGCACTTACGACAACCCACGGCAGTTCCCCGATGGCATGCCCCACGTCTTGGTCAACGGCGAGTTCATCGTCCGCGACGGCGAGTCGACTGGTGCGACACCCGGTACGGCCATTAAAAAATAG
- the rdfA gene encoding rod-determining factor RdfA, producing MQHCCKVGRLTATYDLQHAARDGDVDGYLRARWLGQDEYTETGLRPLKEWFNKQLLKSVYTDHNRSTLATRVDADYEALSGEEPDISLLGELEADGIDGNQLRSDFLSTSTLYRHLTDCLSESKSNNAAEGDSDWEADKVDYAKEVVERSVRESLQSLENKSMIPEATRSTIKTEVILGCPECATQVRFERALERGYICQDHMASEITGPSDGG from the coding sequence ATGCAACACTGCTGCAAGGTCGGCCGGTTGACGGCAACGTATGACCTCCAGCATGCCGCCCGAGACGGGGACGTAGACGGGTATCTACGGGCTCGCTGGCTGGGTCAGGATGAGTACACGGAGACTGGACTCCGACCGCTCAAAGAGTGGTTCAACAAACAGCTGTTGAAGTCCGTCTACACCGACCATAACCGGAGTACACTGGCGACACGTGTTGATGCCGACTATGAAGCACTGTCAGGTGAGGAGCCGGATATTTCTCTTCTTGGTGAGCTTGAGGCCGACGGAATTGACGGTAACCAGCTCCGCTCTGACTTTCTCTCAACATCTACGCTGTACCGACATCTTACAGATTGCCTCAGTGAAAGTAAGTCGAACAACGCTGCCGAAGGAGACTCAGACTGGGAGGCCGACAAGGTTGACTACGCAAAAGAGGTGGTCGAGCGAAGCGTTAGGGAAAGCCTCCAGTCACTAGAGAATAAATCGATGATACCTGAAGCGACACGGTCAACGATCAAAACGGAGGTCATCCTTGGCTGTCCTGAGTGTGCAACGCAGGTACGCTTCGAGCGTGCTCTCGAACGGGGGTATATCTGCCAGGACCACATGGCATCCGAGATTACAGGACCATCCGACGGGGGTTAG
- a CDS encoding D-2-hydroxyacid dehydrogenase, with product MTDVVVLRHKIHGLSVEDYAETLQAALPELEVTLAKTAAEETELLAEATVATGYNISAEQVEAADGLELFVCTFAGTGHLPTETLEANDVALESASGVHGPNIAEQVLGYLLSFVCRLDRAWEQKGRSEWNHFQTGELSGSTATVVGMGPIGQTIIDRLNAFDVHTIGVRYTPSKGGPADEVIGFDDADMDDAFSRSDSLILACPLTDLTEGLVDEDTLLSLPIDAIVVNIARGQVIETDALVAALQTNMIRGAALDVTDPEPLPQDSPLWELQNCYITPHNAGHTPQYWDRCANILSEALQEHNIS from the coding sequence ATGACTGATGTCGTCGTGCTCCGGCACAAGATACACGGATTATCGGTCGAGGATTACGCGGAGACGCTGCAGGCGGCCCTTCCAGAACTGGAGGTCACGCTGGCAAAGACAGCTGCCGAAGAGACGGAACTGCTTGCCGAGGCAACGGTGGCGACGGGATACAATATCTCGGCCGAACAGGTCGAAGCCGCTGACGGACTCGAGCTGTTCGTCTGTACGTTCGCCGGCACCGGCCACCTCCCCACCGAGACACTCGAAGCGAACGATGTGGCACTTGAGAGCGCGTCCGGTGTTCACGGCCCCAACATTGCCGAACAGGTACTCGGCTATCTCCTCAGTTTCGTCTGTCGCTTGGACCGGGCGTGGGAACAAAAAGGGCGCAGCGAGTGGAACCACTTCCAGACCGGTGAACTCAGCGGATCGACGGCTACTGTCGTCGGCATGGGCCCCATCGGCCAGACTATTATTGACCGACTGAATGCTTTCGATGTCCACACTATCGGTGTCAGGTATACCCCATCGAAGGGGGGGCCTGCCGACGAGGTCATCGGCTTCGACGACGCCGATATGGATGACGCGTTCTCTCGATCCGACTCCCTCATTCTCGCCTGTCCGCTGACGGACCTCACCGAAGGACTCGTCGACGAGGACACGCTGCTCTCGCTTCCGATAGATGCGATTGTCGTCAACATCGCTCGCGGGCAAGTCATCGAAACCGATGCCCTAGTCGCAGCATTGCAGACTAACATGATCCGCGGTGCGGCACTAGACGTTACAGACCCCGAGCCACTCCCGCAGGACAGCCCGCTCTGGGAATTACAGAACTGTTACATCACCCCACACAACGCCGGTCATACGCCCCAGTATTGGGACCGCTGTGCCAATATCCTCTCCGAGGCCCTGCAGGAACATAACATCAGTTGA